ATCCGGCTACGGTGGTTATAATATATATAAGGTGTAGGCCGGCGGCAACCATCCACCAGTTTAGGAAGAATAATCCGGCTCCTATGCTCAATATTATCCATATCTGGTGCCATTGTATTTTTTCATTCTTGACACCTTTCGTGCCGAAGCACGAAAGGGCAAGAAGAAGCAAAGACCACCACTTGGCGTTCCAAGGGTTGTGAAAGAGTTTTCCTGCATCGTCAAGACCATGCAGGATTTTCATTGTCTGAGGGTGGAACTGCCATTCCCCTATGAGGTCTTGACAGAACCAATAGATATTTGTGACCACAACGAGTATGCTCAAGCCACGGAGTAAATCCATGATTTTAGCCAATGCCCTGAGGTCGTCTTCTTGTTGCGACATTTTTATCGGATGTTAAGTGATTTTACAAATGTGGGCCACGGCGTTTCTTCTTTCTCTTGCGACGCTCCATTTCACGGTTCATAGCCTCCTGTTCGGCATCGAAGCCGGGACCGAGCTGGAACAGATCCAATCCGGGAAGCGATGGTTGGTCAAAGTCGGTTGAGTAAGAAGATGTCTGTTGACTTGCTTGATTGTTTTGATGGTTTGAAGAACTGTTTGAAGATGCTGTACCTCCTGATTGCGTCTGACTTGTCGATTGTGTCCGGTTCGGTACATTGGACTGATTAGGCATTGTGATTTGAGGCTTCTGACCGTCACCGTTGAACCAACGTTCAAAGACATTTGCCGAGAACTCTCTGCCAAGTCGTGAGCCATTGAGAACTGTATGGGTATTGTGGTCAATGAAAGTGACTCCATAGATTCTACCATCATTATTCTCACGGATGAGAATATCAATACCTTTCTCCCTAAGTTTGGCAATGAAATCATCCTTGCCGGAGGAGTCATTGATAACTGACGAGATGATTCTTCTCGACGGTTTGAGATTGATCCTCGTCGCTGACCTCTCGAACTTATTCTCGACTGCTGAACGACTTGCAAACTTGCCAAGCCTCGAAGCCTTGAAAGGATTGGCGATAGTCTCTCCAGCATCATTAGTGGCAAAATATACCAATCCATGATACTCGCGACCATTTACCTTACCGTCAGTTGCCTCACACCTTATATTATATAAGGAGAGAATGGCGTTGTATTCGCCCAAGGTCTGGAACTGCCAACGCATACCAACAAGTTTGACGATATTCGCAACCTGCCGCTTTATATCGCCAGCAGGATCAAGTTTGGTAATGGGTGTATCAGGTGATACCCTTTCTCGTTGGGCTTTATGGAGATTATATTTCTCTTCAAGTTCACTTGTGATTTTCTTGCTCCGGCGGAACAGAAAAGCCTGATTAAGACGTTTGCCCTGCTCGTTGACATTGACGGTCACTATATGTATATGGTGACGATCGATGTCCTCGTGCTTATACATTACCCACGGCTGCTCTCCGAATCCCAGTTTGTCGAGGTACTCACGGGCCAAGATTTCAAAATCTTGGTCGGTGAGTCTATCATCGGGGTGCGGATTAAGTGAGATATGCAATACTGGCTTTTTTGTTCTGCCCATCTTTGGCATGAAACTCTTGAAGTCCTCAACCATACGTGCGACATCAACGTGACCATCTGGAGGAATCACGACCTTGTTAGAGCCGAGAATCCTCCCTTTTGCCTCATTGATTTTCTCCCCGTTATATGAGATTGCCCCGTAGAGAGAAGAACCTATACTGATTTTTGCGACCATGCCTCATCAAATTTCTGGGTAAGTTCCTTCACCTCCTCCATGATTTTTATCATGTCGCGAGTAGCTTTCTCCAGATTATAAAGGAGGCTGAGAGCCTTTTTCTCATTGAATCCGGTGCGGAGTTCCCTTACCACTATGTTATAATTGACCCCCAACGTGCGGAACTGGGCGAAAAATTCGCCCAACTTTGCGGTGTAAAGGCTGAGCGTCTTGTCTGTCACAAGCACCTTGAATGGCTTATTGGCGAGGTGCTGCTTGATGAAAGTGGCCTTTACGGTCTCACCGGCCTTTTCCATCATGCGCTGTAAAGCATCAAATTCGAGGTCATCAAACCTCACCATGACGCAATGTGTGCATCTGTTGGGCGACTGAGGTCGCCCAACGGTTTTATCTGGTTTCATTGTATTTCTGTTTTTGGGATTGCGCAACGCGCTCTATTCATTCTTATGGCACCGCAGGTTTTCTATGGGGATTGCGACTTTGGAGCGGTCCCAAGTCCCGGTACGGCAAGGTCATTTCGTGGGAACGGCTGAGTTACCCGAAATCCAAACGGTAACTGTTTGGACACCTTGCTGTGTCTTTGTGGACACAATCCTTATAAAGAAAGTAACCTGTAAAAAGTGGCTCTATCCGGTCCCGATTGGATGAGCCTTTGATGCACTGAAGAACTTGCTTCGGTTGCTCGATGCAAAGTTACTATGAGTTCCCCGATGGTTGTGCTATACGAAATATATACCGAGATATACATGTACAACCTTGTGCTATATCCGGCCAAAAATGTTTGGTCGGAACCGGGAATTATGCCTTACTTTGCACCGTTAACGACAGGAAACGCCCTCTCATCAGGGGCAAAATCCTGAGCCGATTGGCACGAGAATTCTCTTTTAATACTATGATTTTTTTGTCGCATGACTGATTAGCCAATCAAGCAATTGATTAAAGCACTGTCAATGCACCCCTTATTTTCAGCGCAGTAAGCCTTGACTTATGCGTGGATGGTAAATGTTACCGACCTTTTGACCGCCGTTTGGATCCATTTGGCAATGAAGTGTTGCCGGTCCCGAATGATTATCCAATCGGTTTCCCACCCAATTGACTATTCATCTGATAGATTGACCGGGTAAAGCCTCAATCAACTGATTGTGTGCCTGCCTCGTCAACCGGATGATTGTGTGCCTGATTGATTAGTCAGAACGTCAACCTCGCTAATGCCGAAATCGGCAGGATTGCGATTGACTGCATGATTGATTAACTGGTTAATCACATCTCCGCTTGCCTGAAGCCATACCCAATCAATCAACCGATTGCGCAGTTGCGCGATTGGTCAGTTGATTAGTTGAAGGTCTGATTAGTCAGGACTTCAACCAAGCAACTGATTGTCTGCTCGCTCATGTGGGCAGTTGACCAATCAGATGCCTGCTCAACTGAGTGAGAATGCGGTCAAGCGATTAAGCAACTGAAGTTTTCACCCTTAACACATGTTGAGATGAATAAACCCATTCTCGTTGCCGTGTCCTCTCAGAAAGGGGGTGTCGGCAAATCAACCCTTACCGTTCTTCTCGCAAGCTACCTGCATTTCGTCAAAGGCTACGAAGTGGCCGTAGTGGATTGCGACTCACCCCAACATAGCCTCTATCTCGAAAGGGAGAGGGAAATCAAAGATTGCGAGGAAAGTGAATTTCTACGCAAGCAGGTTTTCGATGTGTTCCAAAAAACTCAGAAACGGGCATATCCGATTCTGATGTCATCGCTCACCGATGCGCTGGCCACCGCTCAGGAGTACCTCGACGGAAACAGCATCCCTGATTTTCTGTTCTTCGACCTCCCCGGCACAATCAACAACTTCGATGTGGTGGATATTCTGCGCAATGTGCATTACGTATTATGTCCAATGACAGCCGACCGGTATGCGCTTGAAAGCGGCATCAGTTTCTGCAACTACATCAATAATGCCCTGATAACATCGGGCAATTCTGCAATCCGGCAACTCAGTGTCGTCTGGAATATGGTTGATCCACGTGAACGTACCGAACTCTATCGTATCTACGATGAATTCATGGCCGAACTGGGCATCAACGTAATGGAAACGCGTCTGCCAAACAGTGTCCGATTCCGCAGGGAAGGAAGCAGGGAACTAAAACGCGCCATATTCAGGTCAAC
The nucleotide sequence above comes from Duncaniella freteri. Encoded proteins:
- the mobB gene encoding conjugal transfer protein MobB codes for the protein MVAKISIGSSLYGAISYNGEKINEAKGRILGSNKVVIPPDGHVDVARMVEDFKSFMPKMGRTKKPVLHISLNPHPDDRLTDQDFEILAREYLDKLGFGEQPWVMYKHEDIDRHHIHIVTVNVNEQGKRLNQAFLFRRSKKITSELEEKYNLHKAQRERVSPDTPITKLDPAGDIKRQVANIVKLVGMRWQFQTLGEYNAILSLYNIRCEATDGKVNGREYHGLVYFATNDAGETIANPFKASRLGKFASRSAVENKFERSATRINLKPSRRIISSVINDSSGKDDFIAKLREKGIDILIRENNDGRIYGVTFIDHNTHTVLNGSRLGREFSANVFERWFNGDGQKPQITMPNQSNVPNRTQSTSQTQSGGTASSNSSSNHQNNQASQQTSSYSTDFDQPSLPGLDLFQLGPGFDAEQEAMNREMERRKRKKKRRGPHL
- a CDS encoding ParA family protein, whose protein sequence is MNKPILVAVSSQKGGVGKSTLTVLLASYLHFVKGYEVAVVDCDSPQHSLYLEREREIKDCEESEFLRKQVFDVFQKTQKRAYPILMSSLTDALATAQEYLDGNSIPDFLFFDLPGTINNFDVVDILRNVHYVLCPMTADRYALESGISFCNYINNALITSGNSAIRQLSVVWNMVDPRERTELYRIYDEFMAELGINVMETRLPNSVRFRREGSRELKRAIFRSTLIPPDKTQLRGSGVEELVDEFLKITAM